In Methylomagnum ishizawai, one DNA window encodes the following:
- a CDS encoding secondary thiamine-phosphate synthase enzyme YjbQ: MKSYRKELWFDTPSRIAFLNITPQIETCLLESGVREGLVLVNAMHITASVFINDDESGLHRDFESWLEQLAPHAPLGRYQHNRTGEDNGDSHLKRQVMGREVVVAITEGRLDFGPWEQIFYGEFDGKRKKRVLVKIIGE; encoded by the coding sequence ATGAAAAGCTATCGCAAAGAACTCTGGTTCGACACCCCGAGCCGGATCGCCTTCCTCAACATCACCCCGCAGATCGAAACCTGCCTGCTCGAAAGCGGCGTGCGGGAAGGTTTGGTGCTGGTGAACGCCATGCACATCACCGCCTCGGTGTTCATCAACGACGATGAGTCCGGCCTGCACCGCGATTTCGAGTCCTGGCTGGAACAACTGGCCCCACACGCCCCCCTCGGCCGCTACCAGCACAACCGCACCGGCGAGGACAATGGCGATTCCCACCTCAAGCGCCAGGTGATGGGCCGGGAAGTGGTGGTCGCCATCACCGAGGGCCGGCTGGACTTCGGGCCGTGGGAGCAGATTTTCTACGGCGAATTCGACGGCAAGCGCAAAAAACGGGTGCTGGTGAAAATCATCGGCGAATAA
- a CDS encoding HprK-related kinase A, whose product MTVGGLPVPTVASLLGGAGLAVRIGPFNIRIRAVPTRLAATLHHLYGLYPLARPDDFTDIHVEIAWTHALRRWIRPQVLFLVDGRPPFAPHPAEHAFPALEWGINWCVATRAHHFLMLHSAVVERGGHAMLFPAAPGHGKSTLCAALIHSGWRLLSDEFGLVRPEDGLLLPMPRLIPLKNESIAVLRRFRPEAVIGPSFHGTRKGTVAHVRPPEDSIRRAGEPARARWLVFPRWAAGATLRLDPLPKSQAFLMVATNAFNYEVLDETAFRLVAEMVDACDCYALVYSDLDEAMARLDALCRDAHG is encoded by the coding sequence ATGACCGTAGGCGGTTTGCCAGTGCCGACCGTGGCATCCTTGCTGGGCGGCGCGGGGTTGGCGGTTCGGATCGGACCTTTCAATATCAGAATCCGGGCGGTGCCGACGCGGTTGGCGGCGACCCTCCACCACCTCTATGGGCTGTATCCCCTGGCGCGGCCCGATGACTTCACCGATATCCACGTCGAGATCGCCTGGACCCACGCCTTGCGCCGCTGGATCCGCCCCCAGGTGTTGTTCCTGGTCGATGGCCGCCCCCCCTTCGCTCCGCATCCCGCCGAACACGCTTTTCCCGCCTTGGAATGGGGTATCAATTGGTGTGTGGCCACCCGCGCCCATCATTTCCTGATGCTGCATTCCGCCGTGGTCGAGCGCGGCGGTCACGCGATGTTGTTTCCCGCCGCGCCGGGTCACGGCAAATCCACCCTGTGCGCCGCGCTCATCCATTCCGGCTGGCGTTTGCTGTCCGACGAGTTCGGCTTGGTCAGGCCGGAGGACGGCCTGTTGCTGCCGATGCCGCGCTTGATCCCGCTCAAAAACGAGTCCATCGCGGTGCTGCGGCGGTTCCGGCCCGAAGCTGTGATCGGTCCTTCCTTCCACGGCACGCGCAAGGGCACCGTGGCCCATGTCCGGCCCCCGGAGGACAGCATCCGCCGCGCCGGCGAACCCGCCCGCGCCCGCTGGTTGGTGTTTCCGCGCTGGGCGGCGGGCGCAACGCTCCGCCTCGATCCCTTGCCGAAAAGCCAAGCCTTCCTCATGGTCGCCACCAACGCTTTCAATTACGAGGTGCTGGACGAAACCGCCTTCCGGCTGGTGGCGGAGATGGTGGACGCCTGCGATTGCTATGCGCTGGTCTATTCCGACCTCGACGAGGCCATGGCCCGTCTCGACGCCTTGTGCCGCGACGCCCATGGCTAG
- a CDS encoding S1C family serine protease → MDRRIVVVFLIGRWLGKGDAAANSRRCGGGMYRGLILALFCRTLLLDCGSAGANELADTVAKVKPSIVGIGTYQHTRTPPAVFRGTGFVVTDGLHVLTNAHVLPATVDPAKFESLAVFAADGKGQNARQAAVVAVDPDHDTALLRIGGTPLPALRFGDGGKVREGEEYAFTGFPIGVVLGLYPVTHRGIVSAISPIAIPQLNAKSLDPKMVHRLTTPYEIFQLDATAYPGNSGSPLYSIKTGEVVGILNKVFVQESKENLLERPSGISYAIPIKYAVDLIAK, encoded by the coding sequence ATGGATCGCAGAATCGTCGTGGTATTTTTGATAGGGCGATGGCTGGGGAAGGGCGATGCCGCCGCCAATAGCCGTCGCTGTGGCGGCGGGATGTACCGTGGTTTGATTCTTGCCTTATTTTGCCGGACGCTCTTGCTGGATTGCGGGTCGGCGGGTGCCAACGAACTGGCCGACACCGTCGCCAAGGTCAAACCCTCCATCGTCGGCATCGGCACCTACCAACACACGCGGACGCCGCCCGCCGTGTTCCGGGGCACCGGCTTCGTGGTGACCGATGGCCTGCATGTGCTGACCAACGCCCACGTCCTGCCCGCGACGGTGGACCCGGCCAAATTCGAGAGCTTGGCGGTGTTCGCGGCCGATGGCAAGGGGCAGAACGCCCGGCAGGCGGCGGTGGTCGCCGTGGACCCGGATCATGATACGGCGTTGTTGCGGATCGGGGGAACGCCTTTGCCGGCGTTGCGGTTCGGCGATGGTGGCAAGGTGCGGGAAGGCGAGGAATATGCGTTCACGGGCTTTCCCATCGGCGTGGTGTTGGGTTTGTACCCCGTGACCCACCGGGGCATTGTGTCGGCCATCAGCCCTATCGCCATTCCCCAGCTCAACGCCAAGAGCCTTGATCCCAAAATGGTCCACCGTTTGACGACGCCCTATGAGATATTCCAATTGGACGCGACCGCCTATCCTGGAAACAGCGGTAGTCCTCTTTACAGTATCAAAACCGGCGAGGTAGTGGGTATTCTCAACAAGGTGTTCGTGCAGGAATCCAAGGAAAACCTGCTCGAAAGACCCAGCGGTATCAGTTATGCCATACCGATTAAGTATGCCGTTGATTTGATTGCAAAATAG
- a CDS encoding HPr-rel-A system PqqD family peptide chaperone gives MRRAVSADELLWQDWGDDYIVYQASSGETHVFNQTTALILERLKQGPASLEQVLVWIVHLLGIEPQELALDHLRIAAKRLDELGLIEWVEPAPAPP, from the coding sequence ATGCGGAGAGCGGTATCGGCGGATGAATTGCTATGGCAGGATTGGGGCGACGACTACATCGTCTACCAAGCTTCTTCCGGCGAAACCCATGTTTTCAATCAAACCACCGCCTTGATCTTGGAACGACTCAAACAGGGTCCGGCCTCCTTGGAACAGGTGTTGGTTTGGATCGTGCATTTGCTGGGAATCGAGCCGCAGGAGTTGGCCCTCGACCATTTGCGGATCGCCGCCAAGCGTTTGGATGAGCTGGGCCTGATCGAGTGGGTGGAACCGGCCCCGGCCCCTCCATGA